CAATTAATTCTATTTATAAACGCAAGTCCAACCCCTGTCCCTATTGCAGAGCCGAAGAGGCCAATAAACAGGCCATTCATAAGGAAAATAAGCATTATGCCTTTGGTTGTTGCTCCTAACGCTTTAAGGATACCAATATCTTTTGATTTTTCAAATACGATCATTGTTAAGATTGCGAGTATGTTGAACCCTGCTACGATAATAATAAAAAACAGGATAAAAGCCATAACACGTTTTTCAAGAGCGACAGCTTTCAGGAAAGTACCACGTACTTCTTCCCATGTCTGAATGTAATAACCAGGTCCAAGTTCCCTTTGAAGCTGTTCTCGCACTATCGGTGCATTTTTATAATCATCCAGTCTGACACTTATTCCTGTAGCGGAGTCCTTTGTCCCGGCTAAGTCCTGTGCGATTTCTAGTGGAATATAAACATAGTTTTTGTCAACGTCATACATGCCGGATTTAAATTTTCCCGAAAGAATAAACGGTTTAACGTTGATCTTATCCCACCCCTTTATTGATACTAATACAATTTTTTCTCCATTCGGTACGAAGCTTTCAGGGTTGGTTTCAGGATCGCCTTCTCTGATACGAAGTAGTTCAATGCCACCAAAAGCACTGGGAGTTTCTCTCTCTCCATGAACAGCTAGTAAGTCTTGAGGTTTGTTGCCAAACTGTTTTATGTAGTTTTCAAAATCTCCTACTTTTGCTTCCGCAACAGGGTCTATTCCTTTAAAATAGGTGAATTCCTTTGCGCCTCTTACGTTGAGTAATGCGGGTCCTTCAATATACGGGGCACACGCATTAACATGTTCAAGAGACTCTACTTTTTTAAGGACCTCTTTGTAATTGTCTAAGCCGTAGATACCTCTTTTTTGAACAATAAGATGTGCTAAAGTACCTCTTATTTTTGAGCGTAATTCTTTATCAAAACCGCTCATTACAGATAATACTACTACTAAAGTCATCACTCCTACGGCAACACCAGCAACCGCAAAAAAGGTAATTTTCTTTCTTCGAAGATATCTCAGGCTTACAAATAATTTGTACATTTTAATTAATTCAATAATTTGTGTGTTTGAAAAATACTATCATAAGCGTATGGGTATTAGCAATTAAAAATCCGTGTATGCGGTCGCAGTCCACTTCTGTTTTGTGCTGAAACAAAGTGATATTTAAAAAAAGCTTGAAGAAGTTATATTTAAATATAGAATAGCCGAATTATCTAATATTTAAAAGGTTTTTAGGGTTTTTAATGCTGACTTTTACTACAGCTGGTGAATCGCATGGGAAGTGTCTGGTTGTGATAGTAAATGGATTTCCTGCGGGGGTCCGTTTGGATGAATCCGCTATAAATCAGGATTTGAGAAGGCGCCAGGGCGGTTACGGTAGAGGCGGAAGGATGAAGATTGAAAGTGACTGTGTGTCCGTTTTGTCTGGAATAAGGAAAAATATAACTATTGGAAGCCCTATTTGTTTTAAAATAGAGAATAAAGATTACAAAATAGATAAATTGCCAGATGTTACAAGGCCAAGGCCGGGGCATGCCGATTTGCCGGGGGCTATTAAGTTTGGCCACAGGGATGTTAGGAATATCCTTGAAAGGGCAAGCGCTAGAGAAACTGCAGCTAGAGTTGCTGCGGGGTCTTTAGCAAAAATATTGCTCGCTAATTTTGAAATCAATGTTTTGGGCTATGTCAAAAGTATCGGTGGTATAAATTCCAAAAAAACAATTAAAAACCCGGAAGAAATATATAAGGCTAGGAATAAAAGTAAGGTCTATTGCCTGGATAAAGCGGCTGAATCGAAAATGATTGAAAAAATCAAGAAGGCAAAGGCGGATGGCGATTCTCTTGGGGGTGTTATAGAAATAATTGCTTTTGGGGTTCCAGCTGGACTGGGGAGCCACGTACAATGGAATCTGCGATTAGATGGGGTCCTGGCTGGTGCTTTGATGTCTATACAGGCGATAAAAGGAGTAGAAATCGGCCTTGGGTTTGGTTTTTCTAAAAAATTTGGTTCTCAGGTGCATGATGAGATATTTTATTGCGAAGAAGAAGGTGTTTTTAACCGGACAACTAATAATGCCGGTGGAATCGAAGGTGGCATTACGAATGGTGAGGTTTTAATCGCAAGAGCTGCGATGAAGCCCATTCCAACCCTCATGAAGCCATTGAGGTCTGTGGATATTGTTACAAAGAAGCCGGTAGATGCATCAACTGAGCGTTCTGATGTTTGTGCAGTGCCTGCTGTTTCTGTTGTTGGCGAGTCTGTTGTAGCTTTTGAAATAGCCAGGTGTTTCATGGAAAAATTTGGCGGTGATAGTCTCGGTGAAGTAACCAGGAATTATAAGGGCTATTTAGAGCAGTCCTGTCGTATAATTTAATAATAAATTATGTAGTTTTATCTTGAAAAAATAAAATATTCTGATAACATTCAAAGGCTTCGTGGCTAGCGTAGCTCAACGGCAGAGCAGCTGATTTGTAATCAGCAGGTTGCGGGTTCGAATCCCACCGCTAGCTCATACTTATTCTGCATAGAATAAATTCTTGAGTTTGGGGTTTATCTGAATATTGTGGGGAGGTACCCGAGTGGCCAAAGGGGACAGACTGTAAATCTGTTGGCATAGCCTTCGGAGGTTCGAATCCTCCTCTCCCCATTTTTTATTAGGTTTATCTGATCTTTTGGTGTGATAGTAAAGTGCTGGTTGTGGGCAAATGTTTTAAATGTTGGCTCTAAAGTTGTTTTTTGTTTTCAAGAAATCATCACTGGGGTGTCCCAATTCAAAGGAAAAATACAGGAACATGGATCATTTTGTTTCTGCATACCTAATTGTAAGCGATAGTTCAGGCTGGATAAGCGGGCGTAGCTTAATGGTAAAGCCCTAGCCTTCCAAGCTAGCCATGCGGGTTCGATTCCCGCCGCCCGCTCTTATTTAAAGCAGGCAAGGTAGATTCTATAATTATCAATCATTATGCGTCTTTTGTTCTGTTATTGTGAGGATTGATATTTTTTTTATATTATTAAAAAAAGTTTTTGACATCTACTGTATTTGTGTTAAACTAAAATGCTTTCCGCTATATCCTAAATCTTTTGGCAGTTTTGCGTTACATGCTGCTGTGGCTCAGGGGTAGAGCACGTCCTTGGTAAGGACGAGGTCATGGGTTCAAATCCCATCAGCAGCTATCATTCGTGCGAGTGGATTCCGTAAATAAAAAATGTCTTTTGCGTTGTTAATATATAGTTGAATTTACAGTAAATTTGAAATTTGTAGGAGTTGAGTGTTATGGCCAAGGAAGTATTTGAAAGGACTAAGCCACATGTAAATGTTGGCACGATAGGTCATGTGGACCATGGTAAGACTACGTTGACGTCGGTGATTACAAATACAATGGCGGTGAGTGGGCAAGCCAAGGCGAGGGCCTTTGATTCAATAGACAATGCGCCGGAGGAGAGGGAGAGGGGTATAACGATAGCGATAGCGCATGTTGAATATGAGACAGAGAAGAGGCATTATGCTCATGTTGATTGTCCTGGCCATGCTGATTATGTAAAGAATATGATAACCGGTGCTGCTCAGATGGATGGTGCGATATTGGTGGTGAGTGCGCCGGATGGTCCTATGCCTCAGACGCGAGAGCACATCTTCCTTGCGAGGCAGGTGGGTGTTCCCAGGATAGTTGTATTTATGAATAAGATGGACCAGTTGGAAGATCCCGAGTTGGTGGAGTTGGTAGAGATGGAGATTCGGGAGTTGTTGAGTAAATATGAGTTTCCGGGGGATGATATTCCTGTGATCAAGGGTTCGGCGATAAAGGCCGCAGAATGTGGCTGTGCGAAGACGGAGTGTGAGCATTGTGGTCCAATACAGCAGTTGATGGATGCGTTGGATAGTTACATACCGGATCCGGTTAGTGAGATGGACAAACCTTTTTTGATGTCAATGGAAGATGTGTTTAGTATAAAAGGTCGAGGGACCGTGGGCACAGGCCGAATGGAACGGGGAATATTAAAGGTTGGAGACGAGGTAGATATCGTTGGTATGGTCAAGGAGATAAGCAAGACGATGGTAACCGGGGTTGAGATGTTTAATAAGACTCTTGAAGAGGGTATGGCTGGTGACAATGTTGGCGTGTTGCTGAGAGGGGTTGAGAAGGATGATTTGGAGCGAGGTCAGGTGTTGGCGAAACCAGGCAGTATAACACCGCATACCAAGTTTGAGGCGGAGGCATATATATTGACGAAAGAAGAGGGTGGCAGGCATACGCCTTTTTTTAATGGATACAGGCCTCAGTTTTATTTCAGGACAACGGATGTAACAGGAGTGGCGACTTTATTGGGTGGTGCGGAGATGGTGATGCCCGGTGACAATGCTAATTTGCAGATAGAGTTGATAACACCGATAGCGATGGATAAGGAGTTGCGGTTTGCCATAAGAGAAGGTGGAAAGACCGTAGGCGCTGGTGTTGTTACTAAAATTATTGAATAATAAAAATAGAATTAAAGTGTAATGGCGAACTATATAACTTTAGCATGTACAGAGTGTAGCAACAGGAATTATAGAACAAGTAAGAAGGTGAAGCAGGTAGAGCGCCTGGAATTAAAAAAGTTCTGTAAATTTTGCAGGACGCATACGCCACATAAAGAGCAAAAAAAATAGAAAGAGAAAGGTCTGTAGCTCTAATCGGCTAGAGCACCGGATTCCAAATCCGGGTGTTGGGGGTTCGAATCCCTCCAGACCTGCCAGAATGTTTTTTTTAGATTTGATGGGTTGAAGTTATGACATTTAACATTTATAGGAAGGGTCTAGGTGTATACGCAAGAAGTGCAGTAGCAGGTCTTTTTGGGCTTGCTGCAATATTTGCGGCATACTCTCTATATGGGGCAATGATAGACCTTCCGGAGTTGTATGCTGGCTCAAGGGTGCCAATATTAGGAATTAGCTTGACGTGGGGTGGGGTAGGGGCATGTTCCCTTTTTGTTGTCTGTTGTATGCTTATCTGTGTTTTTACTACCGGTTTCGAGGTGGGGCTTAAAGGGTTGGATAATAAGTCCAAAAAGGCGGTTGAGTTTTTTATAGAAACACAAACAGAGCTTCAAAAGGTTTCGTGGCCAGCTAGAAGCGAATTAATCGGGTCTACAATTGTTGTTATTGTCTGCTTGGTTGTCTTGGGGGTTTATGTTTTCTGTGTTGACTGGGTAGTTTCGACTTTTATGAAGGCTATAGATATATTGTAAAGATGTTGTTGTGTTCAGGGCTGAAAGCGTTAAGTTTTTGTGTTGGGTTCATGTCTATTCTAACATCATTAATTAATTCCAAATTAGCTGTGTAGTGCCAACCGTTTTTCTGCTGCGTGTGTTATAGCAATATTTGGTTGTATTGTATTTTAGTTTTGGATAAGCCTTTTGATATTGGATTATGGCAAAAAAGTGGTTTGTTCTTCGTGTTCAAAGCAACAAAGAAGATAAGGTCAAAGGTGATCTGGAAAAACGGATTAAGATGCAGGGGATTGAAGGTCTTATACCGCAGATATTAGTTCCGAGTGAAAAGGTGTCTGAGATTAAAGGCGGTAAGAAGAGGGTTGCTGAAAGAAAGATGTATCCTGGCTATGTAATGGCAGAAATAGAGGTTGATGAAAAAGGGGAGATTCCGGAAAATGTTTGGTATATGATTCGTGATGTGCCAGGCGCAGGGGATCTTATCGGTGGCGATACCAGGCCGATAGCAATGGAGAGTAGCGAGGTTGAGCGATTATTGAAAGAGGCGGAACGGGCGGAAGAAAAGCCGAAAGCGAAAATAGAGTTTCACATTGGGGATCGTGTGCGGGTTAAAGAGGGTCCTTTTGAGAATTATGAAGGGGTGGTTGAAGAGGTTTTGCCTACTAGTGGGTGTTTGAAGCTGATGCTTACGATATTTGGTAGGCCAACTCCTGTGGAGTTGGAATACTGGCAGGTAGAAGCCTTATAGATGTTTTTTTGGTAATAGGAGTTTTTTAATGGCAAAAGAAGCTGACGCTAAGATAAAATTACAAATTCCTGGAGGGCAGGCAACGCCAGCTCCTCCGGTTGGTCCGGCTTTAGGACAGCATGGGGTTAATATAGGCCAGTTTGTAACTCAGTTTAACGAGAAGACTAAAGATTCCCAGGGGATGATATTGCCTGTTGAAATCTCTGTTTTCAGGGATAAGTCTTTTACTTTTATTATTAAGTCGCCTCCTGCTGCTGTATTGCTCAAGAAAGCGGCAGGTATAGCAAAGGGCTCTTCTGAGCCTAACAAGGAAAAGATTGGCAAGGTTACTAAGGCCCAGATTGAAGAGATTGCAAAAATAAAGCTACAGGATCTTAACGTGAATAAACTTGATATGGCCGGAAAGGTTATTGAAGGTACTGCTCAGTCTATGGGTATAAAGGTAGAAGATTAGAATTATTTTGAATTGTGAAGGAAATTAATAATGAAGTTTAGAAGCAAGCGATATGTTGAATCTGGCAAACTGGTTGACAAGTCAAAGGAATACGGGGTAAAAGAGGCAGTGTCGATCGTAAAGGCGTGTAAGCAGGCTAAGTTCGATGAGATGGTTGATATTGTTATGAAGCTGGGCGTGGATCCTAAGCACTCAGATCAATTAGTTCGTGGGTCGTTCTCGTTGCCGAAGGGAATTGGTAAAGAGGTAAGAGTGGTTGTTTTCGCTAGCGGAGAGGATAAGTTAGGGCTGGCGAGAACGGCAGGTGCCGTAGAGGCTGGTAGTGATGATTTGCTTAAAAAAGTTGAAGGGGGTTGGCTGGATTTCGATGTGGCAATTGCTACGCCTGATATGATGGGAAAAGTAGGTAAGCTGGGTAGGGTTCTGGGGCCGCAGGGTAAGATGCCATCTCCAAAATCCGGTACTGTAACTAACGATATTCTTAATGCAGTAAAGGAGTTTAAGGAGGGGAAGATTGAGTATAGGACAGACGCTGGTGGAAATGTTCATGTTCCGGTGGGCAAAGTCTCCTTTCATGATGAAGATTTGATTGAGAATATCGAATCGTTTATAAAGCATATTGTGGGCAATAGGCCACCTGCGGCAAAAGGTACTTTTGTGCAGAAAATATCAATTTCGTCTTCTATGGGTCCAGGTGTAAGGGTTGCTCTGGCAGCATAGTTAAACTATTTATTAAAAAGTAATAAAAAATGTCTAAAGCATTAAAAAAATTAATTGTTGAAGAACTTGTAACTGATTATAGAGATAAGAAAAACTTCGTTTTGGTGAATTTTAAGGGAATAGATGCTCAGCAGACTAATGTACTCAAGAGGGATTTGAGTGATAAAAATATCAATTCGAGGGTTGTAAAAAATTCTCTAGCTGCCATTGCTTTCGAAGAAATAGGTATTTCCGGGCTGGGTAAGATGCTTGAGTTGCCAACGGTTGTTGCGACAAATGAAGACGATCCGGTAGAGTTGGCTAAAACATTAAAAGGATACTCTGAGGAGATATCGGGGTTTGACATTGTAGGTGGATGTGTGGATGGTGAGTTGATGTCGATTGAAGATATTGGTACCTTGGCGTCTATTCCGTCTAGAGAAGTAGTTCTAACGCAAATAGTGTTTGCAATAAATGCCCCTGCCGTTCAACTGGCAAACGTGTTCAATGCCACGGCTAATAATCTTTGTCAGGTCTTGCGCGCGATAAAGGAAAAAAAGAGTGAAGTTTAACATATAATAAAGATTGAAAGGTAAAAGGAGGAAACTATGACAACAGATACAGAATTGGAGAAGGCTGAGTATACTGAAAAAATTACCCAGGTGCTAGATCTGGTTGAGGGAATGAGTTTGCTTGAGGCTTCTCAATTAGTGAAGGCATTTGAGGAAAAATTTGGAGTTTCTGCTTCTGCTGCAATGGCTGTTCCTGTTGCGGGTATGGCGCCAGCTGCGGGTGATGCGGCTGCTGCAGAAGAAAAAAGTGAATTTGATGTTGTGCTGAAAGAGGTTGGCGCAAACAAAATTCAGGTTATTAAGGCAGTTCGTGCGGAAACTGCGCTTGGGTTAAAAGAGGCAAAGGCATTGGTGGATGCTGCTCCTAAACCGATAAAAGAGGGTGTTGCAAAAGATGACGCAGAGAAGATTAAGAAGGCCTTAGAAGATGCAGGTGCAGTTGTTGAGCTTGTGTAAGCCGTTTTTTTGAAATATACGTATCTAGAAAAAAGTATGAAAAAGATGAAAATAAGGAATTATGGTAAGGTTGCAGATGTGATCGAGTTTCCTGATTTAATTAGGACACAGACTAAATCATATTCTTCTTTCCTGCAGGAAGATGTTCTTCCGCACAAGCGTAAAGATTACGGACTGGAAGCTATTTTACGTGAGACTTTTCCGATTAAAAACTATGACGAAACGGTTGCTCTGGAGTATTTGAAATACGAAGTAGGAAAGCCTAGATACACTCCGGATGAGTGTAGGAAGTTGAAGTTGATTTACGGTAAGCCTCTTCGGGTATGGTTAAGGCTGAATATGGAGGAGCCAGTAGAGGAGGCCGTTTACCTTGGAGAAATTCCTGTGATGATTGGCGGCGGTGAGTTCATAATAAATGGAACAGAGAGGGTT
This portion of the Candidatus Scalindua japonica genome encodes:
- a CDS encoding ABC transporter permease; protein product: MYKLFVSLRYLRRKKITFFAVAGVAVGVMTLVVVLSVMSGFDKELRSKIRGTLAHLIVQKRGIYGLDNYKEVLKKVESLEHVNACAPYIEGPALLNVRGAKEFTYFKGIDPVAEAKVGDFENYIKQFGNKPQDLLAVHGERETPSAFGGIELLRIREGDPETNPESFVPNGEKIVLVSIKGWDKINVKPFILSGKFKSGMYDVDKNYVYIPLEIAQDLAGTKDSATGISVRLDDYKNAPIVREQLQRELGPGYYIQTWEEVRGTFLKAVALEKRVMAFILFFIIIVAGFNILAILTMIVFEKSKDIGILKALGATTKGIMLIFLMNGLFIGLFGSAIGTGVGLAFINRINWIEKTVYNLSGWRPFPPEVYYFNEIPTVVDIKSIVIIISFSVACGVLFSIYPALKAARLDPIETLRYE
- the aroC gene encoding chorismate synthase, with the translated sequence MLTFTTAGESHGKCLVVIVNGFPAGVRLDESAINQDLRRRQGGYGRGGRMKIESDCVSVLSGIRKNITIGSPICFKIENKDYKIDKLPDVTRPRPGHADLPGAIKFGHRDVRNILERASARETAARVAAGSLAKILLANFEINVLGYVKSIGGINSKKTIKNPEEIYKARNKSKVYCLDKAAESKMIEKIKKAKADGDSLGGVIEIIAFGVPAGLGSHVQWNLRLDGVLAGALMSIQAIKGVEIGLGFGFSKKFGSQVHDEIFYCEEEGVFNRTTNNAGGIEGGITNGEVLIARAAMKPIPTLMKPLRSVDIVTKKPVDASTERSDVCAVPAVSVVGESVVAFEIARCFMEKFGGDSLGEVTRNYKGYLEQSCRII
- the tuf gene encoding elongation factor Tu, which codes for MAKEVFERTKPHVNVGTIGHVDHGKTTLTSVITNTMAVSGQAKARAFDSIDNAPEERERGITIAIAHVEYETEKRHYAHVDCPGHADYVKNMITGAAQMDGAILVVSAPDGPMPQTREHIFLARQVGVPRIVVFMNKMDQLEDPELVELVEMEIRELLSKYEFPGDDIPVIKGSAIKAAECGCAKTECEHCGPIQQLMDALDSYIPDPVSEMDKPFLMSMEDVFSIKGRGTVGTGRMERGILKVGDEVDIVGMVKEISKTMVTGVEMFNKTLEEGMAGDNVGVLLRGVEKDDLERGQVLAKPGSITPHTKFEAEAYILTKEEGGRHTPFFNGYRPQFYFRTTDVTGVATLLGGAEMVMPGDNANLQIELITPIAMDKELRFAIREGGKTVGAGVVTKIIE
- the rpmG gene encoding 50S ribosomal protein L33; this translates as MANYITLACTECSNRNYRTSKKVKQVERLELKKFCKFCRTHTPHKEQKK
- the secE gene encoding preprotein translocase subunit SecE; protein product: MTFNIYRKGLGVYARSAVAGLFGLAAIFAAYSLYGAMIDLPELYAGSRVPILGISLTWGGVGACSLFVVCCMLICVFTTGFEVGLKGLDNKSKKAVEFFIETQTELQKVSWPARSELIGSTIVVIVCLVVLGVYVFCVDWVVSTFMKAIDIL
- the nusG gene encoding transcription termination/antitermination protein NusG: MAKKWFVLRVQSNKEDKVKGDLEKRIKMQGIEGLIPQILVPSEKVSEIKGGKKRVAERKMYPGYVMAEIEVDEKGEIPENVWYMIRDVPGAGDLIGGDTRPIAMESSEVERLLKEAERAEEKPKAKIEFHIGDRVRVKEGPFENYEGVVEEVLPTSGCLKLMLTIFGRPTPVELEYWQVEAL
- the rplK gene encoding 50S ribosomal protein L11, with translation MAKEADAKIKLQIPGGQATPAPPVGPALGQHGVNIGQFVTQFNEKTKDSQGMILPVEISVFRDKSFTFIIKSPPAAVLLKKAAGIAKGSSEPNKEKIGKVTKAQIEEIAKIKLQDLNVNKLDMAGKVIEGTAQSMGIKVED
- the rplA gene encoding 50S ribosomal protein L1, which encodes MKFRSKRYVESGKLVDKSKEYGVKEAVSIVKACKQAKFDEMVDIVMKLGVDPKHSDQLVRGSFSLPKGIGKEVRVVVFASGEDKLGLARTAGAVEAGSDDLLKKVEGGWLDFDVAIATPDMMGKVGKLGRVLGPQGKMPSPKSGTVTNDILNAVKEFKEGKIEYRTDAGGNVHVPVGKVSFHDEDLIENIESFIKHIVGNRPPAAKGTFVQKISISSSMGPGVRVALAA
- the rplJ gene encoding 50S ribosomal protein L10 codes for the protein MSKALKKLIVEELVTDYRDKKNFVLVNFKGIDAQQTNVLKRDLSDKNINSRVVKNSLAAIAFEEIGISGLGKMLELPTVVATNEDDPVELAKTLKGYSEEISGFDIVGGCVDGELMSIEDIGTLASIPSREVVLTQIVFAINAPAVQLANVFNATANNLCQVLRAIKEKKSEV
- the rplL gene encoding 50S ribosomal protein L7/L12; translated protein: MTTDTELEKAEYTEKITQVLDLVEGMSLLEASQLVKAFEEKFGVSASAAMAVPVAGMAPAAGDAAAAEEKSEFDVVLKEVGANKIQVIKAVRAETALGLKEAKALVDAAPKPIKEGVAKDDAEKIKKALEDAGAVVELV